The following proteins come from a genomic window of bacterium:
- a CDS encoding glucosamine-6-phosphate deaminase, with the protein MRVIIQKDYDCVSAWAAAFIASYIRTAQPDSAKPFVLGLPTGSTPLGMYRELIKLYKAKIISFANIVTFNMDEYVGIPEDHPESYHSFMWQNFFSHIDIPRENVNILNGNAKDLQQECDTYEEKIKSYGGIDIFVGGVGPDGHIAFNEPGSSLTSRTRIKTLTKDTLIANSRFFDNDVNKVPKTALTVGVGTVMDARRVMLLVTGHNKARALHMGVEGGVNHMWTISTLQLHRHAVIVSDEDATMELKVGTVRYFKDIESPNMDPKSMLK; encoded by the coding sequence GTGCGTGTCATCATTCAGAAAGACTATGACTGCGTGAGCGCCTGGGCGGCGGCGTTCATCGCCTCCTATATCAGAACCGCTCAGCCCGATTCCGCAAAACCGTTTGTACTTGGGCTCCCCACCGGCTCGACACCGCTCGGGATGTACCGGGAGCTTATCAAACTCTATAAAGCAAAGATTATCTCCTTTGCCAATATCGTCACATTCAACATGGACGAGTATGTCGGCATTCCCGAAGATCATCCCGAAAGCTATCATTCGTTCATGTGGCAGAACTTTTTCAGTCATATCGATATTCCCCGCGAAAACGTCAACATCCTCAACGGCAATGCGAAAGACCTTCAGCAGGAATGCGACACGTATGAGGAAAAGATCAAATCCTACGGCGGCATCGATATCTTTGTCGGCGGAGTCGGCCCGGACGGTCACATAGCGTTCAATGAGCCCGGTTCTTCCCTCACGAGCCGTACACGGATCAAGACGCTCACCAAGGACACGCTGATCGCCAATTCCCGATTCTTCGACAATGATGTCAACAAGGTGCCTAAAACGGCTCTTACGGTCGGTGTGGGGACAGTAATGGATGCCCGCCGTGTCATGCTCCTCGTAACCGGACATAACAAGGCCCGGGCTCTTCACATGGGTGTCGAGGGCGGCGTCAACCACATGTGGACCATATCGACACTCCAGCTCCACCGTCATGCGGTCATCGTGAGCGATGAAGATGCAACCATGGAATTGAAGGTCGGGACTGTCCGGTACTTCAAGGACATCGAGTCCCCCAATATGGACCCGAAAAGCATGCTGAAATAA